The Lottiidibacillus patelloidae DNA window GCACTTTGTTTGAGATAAAGGAAACACAACGAGTATTACGAGTTGATGTTGACTTATCGTAAATAAAAAGTGTGAAGAATTGTAGGCGTTGGGAGCTGATGCTGGATCAGCTAAGAAAAGCGAGGCGAACGTTCAGCGACGTAAAACCTTATAACACTTTGAACTAAGATAAAGGAAACACGAGAAGCTATGCGAATCGATGTTGACTTATCGAAAGTGAAAAGTCTATAGGTTTCTAGTCGCTGTGAGCCGCAGCTGGATCAACTTAGAAAAGCTGAAGCAATTGGTTAACGGTGTAAAAAAAGAAACCCGATTTCGTTTAACGAAATCGGGTTTTACTTTGCCTCGTAACCATATTGCTCCATTTCTTTATAAATTGTTTTTAAACGCGGATTACCTTCTCCAACAATTTCTCCTTCAACTGTAACGACAGGATAAAATAAATCTTCTTCAACAATCCTTTCCGAAAACTCCTTATCCTTGTCCATTTCTGGATTAGTAAAATCAACGTAGCGAATGGTAAAAGGTTGCTCTGGATATTTCCTTTTTAATGCTGCCTCAAGCCACTCATAAGTTTCTTTAGATGAAGGTAGATGAATACAACTAGGACACAGTTGATTAGCACCATAAACGATGACTTCGACTTCTTTCTTCAAACAAACTCACTCCCAATTCAATTCATTAGAACTTATACTTCCATCATACATAAATATTAAGCATGACAATAGATTTTTTTTCACTTAACGCTTATAATAACAATATGAAAGGAGTCGATTTAACCATGAAAGAACAAGTAGCAGAAGTGTTAGATAAGCTCCGTCCTTTCCTTCTACGTGACGGGGGCGACGTAGAGCTAGTAGATATTGAAGATGGCATTGTAAAATTACGTTTATTAGGTGCTTGTGGAAGCTGTCCAAGTTCAACAATCACTTTAAAAGCTGGTATTGAACGTGCACTTCTTGAAGAAATTCCTGGAATTAAAGAAGTAGAACAAGTATTCTAATAATAATCCCTTCCTAATCTTTAATTAGGAAGGGATTTTTTATTCCACTATCGTTTTTCCTTTACTTCCTTGCAATACTGCTAAGATATTTTCAACAGCTAACTCCCCCATTTTCCATCTAGTTGCAACTGAGGCAGAGCCAATATGCGGTAGTGCAACTACATTTTTTAAAGATAATAATGGATGTGTTGTTTGTATAGGCTCTTTTTCGAAGACATCTAGTCCTGCCCCTGCAATTTCTTTATTAACTAATGCCTCATAAAGAGCTGCTTCATCAACAACAGCACCGCGGGAAACATTAATAAAAATTGCTGTGTCTTTCATTTCCTTAAACACAGTTGCATTAAATAACTTTACCGTTTCTGAAGTTAAAGGTGTTAAGCAAATAATATAGTCGCATGAAGAAATAAGATCATGAAAGGATAAATAAGTTGCACCATATTCCGCTTCTGCATGTTCATTTCGTGATCGATTATGATAATAAATATCCATGTCAAAGCCTTTTGCCCGTTTAGCTACAGCTTGTCCAATTCTTCCCATTCCAACAATACCAAGTTTTTTTCTAAATAAATCTTGTCCTGCTAGTAAAAATGGACTCCAATTTATCCACTTGCCCTCTTTTACATATTGTTCAGCTTCACAAATTCTCCTTGCAGTAGCAAGCATTAAGGCAAAAGTTAATTCTGCCGTTGAATTTGTAAGGACATCCGGTGTATTGCACACTGTAATATCATTTTTTTTCGCAGCTGCAACGTCAATGTTGTCATACCCAACGGCCATGTTTGCGACAACTTTTAAATGAGGTGAGGCTTCGAGTAGACTTGCATCAATTTGGTCTGAAAGCATTGTGAGCAAGCCACTCGCTTTTTTTGCCTTCTCTTTCAGCTTGTCATATGGTATTGGTTGATCGTCATGCGGCCACATTTCAATTGTTGCAACTTGTTTTAATGGCTCTAATAACTCTTCTGGTAGTTTTCTCGTAATATAGACAAACGGTTTTTCCAACGTAATGTTCACCTCAACTTTTAGCTTTTCATCCATTCAATAATTGGTATTTGTAATTGTTCCGACGGCAAACCAACGTCATCATAAAAAGACATAAGATTTCTTTCATAGTTTACCATTTCAGATAAATTTTCTCGAAGTAATGAAGCATACTTCTGTTTAGTTTCATTCGTTGTTGCACTATAATATCCTTCAATATATTGATAGTAATCTACCGGAAACAATAATCGAGCATATAAAAAACGCCAAGCAGCTTTTGATAATGGCATTTGTTTTTCATAATCATTAATAAAACGTAAACAATTATTTTTTATTCCATTCTCCTTATACATATCTTTTCGGATAAATTCAGCAATATCTCTCGTAGGTTGGTCTACAATCCATTTTGTAGGCAGTTTTACGTAATTGCCTCCGCAATTCCAAGTATCCGCTGAAAAACGCTCATGACATATTGTAGGAGGTGGGAAATTTGATACCCCTTCCTCTCTCTCAATTTCAGCAATGTATTGCAATGCATTTTCTGTTAATCCTAAAACATATGGAAATGTTTC harbors:
- a CDS encoding YuzD family protein yields the protein MKKEVEVIVYGANQLCPSCIHLPSSKETYEWLEAALKRKYPEQPFTIRYVDFTNPEMDKDKEFSERIVEEDLFYPVVTVEGEIVGEGNPRLKTIYKEMEQYGYEAK
- a CDS encoding NifU family protein; this translates as MTIDFFSLNAYNNNMKGVDLTMKEQVAEVLDKLRPFLLRDGGDVELVDIEDGIVKLRLLGACGSCPSSTITLKAGIERALLEEIPGIKEVEQVF
- a CDS encoding 2-hydroxyacid dehydrogenase, producing the protein MEKPFVYITRKLPEELLEPLKQVATIEMWPHDDQPIPYDKLKEKAKKASGLLTMLSDQIDASLLEASPHLKVVANMAVGYDNIDVAAAKKNDITVCNTPDVLTNSTAELTFALMLATARRICEAEQYVKEGKWINWSPFLLAGQDLFRKKLGIVGMGRIGQAVAKRAKGFDMDIYYHNRSRNEHAEAEYGATYLSFHDLISSCDYIICLTPLTSETVKLFNATVFKEMKDTAIFINVSRGAVVDEAALYEALVNKEIAGAGLDVFEKEPIQTTHPLLSLKNVVALPHIGSASVATRWKMGELAVENILAVLQGSKGKTIVE
- the yutH gene encoding spore coat putative kinase YutH, with translation MLERILYEQYKLHCEKRIKVGNYDGFVANGNSYIVAPIAPLGGKEMTELTQYMHLLYNRGDSSFAPIERTIRGQLFFAGEETYYAVLRLPEKRNRMDDLSIGRELGIFHKRTIGYPYAKTSLNYYLSWKTFWLRRMEQLENWYEECKKESSKGDMDNIFIETFPYVLGLTENALQYIAEIEREEGVSNFPPPTICHERFSADTWNCGGNYVKLPTKWIVDQPTRDIAEFIRKDMYKENGIKNNCLRFINDYEKQMPLSKAAWRFLYARLLFPVDYYQYIEGYYSATTNETKQKYASLLRENLSEMVNYERNLMSFYDDVGLPSEQLQIPIIEWMKS